From the Desulfovibrio sp. UIB00 genome, one window contains:
- a CDS encoding DmsC/YnfH family molybdoenzyme membrane anchor subunit, translating to MLSSEWSLVMFTILVQAAVGMVLVSEAARLCFGVKAASLRWQTPVACAMSLVAVLLSLTHLGTPSHSIFTVLNIGHSWLSREIASVGCFSGLLLVLSVLRRNNASIAPLALVTVCMGLVTVGIMSKVYLLETIPVWNTVSTVLGFFSTVLLTGAVVSGMVYSLEKDAGGMGDANSGRLMGVGSLAATAGLALKFVSIPLSMLTLGVVGSTGASGMDMLAGTGVGILVICILLVFFGGALFAWSACRTVFAGHDRPLIGSTLCALALVLAGEVLSRLMFYGSYLRIGL from the coding sequence ATGCTGTCCAGCGAATGGAGTCTCGTCATGTTCACCATCCTCGTGCAGGCAGCTGTGGGGATGGTGCTGGTTTCCGAGGCGGCGCGGCTTTGCTTTGGCGTAAAGGCTGCAAGCCTGCGCTGGCAGACCCCGGTGGCCTGCGCAATGTCGCTTGTGGCCGTGCTGCTTTCCCTCACGCATCTGGGCACGCCCTCGCACAGCATCTTTACCGTGCTGAACATCGGGCATTCGTGGCTGAGCCGCGAAATAGCCTCTGTGGGCTGTTTCAGCGGCCTCCTGCTGGTTCTGTCCGTACTGCGCAGAAACAACGCCTCAATTGCTCCGCTGGCTCTGGTCACGGTGTGTATGGGCCTTGTGACCGTGGGCATCATGTCCAAGGTCTATCTGCTTGAAACCATCCCGGTCTGGAACACGGTTTCTACCGTGTTGGGCTTCTTCAGCACCGTGCTGCTCACGGGCGCTGTGGTCAGCGGCATGGTCTACAGCCTTGAGAAAGACGCGGGCGGCATGGGGGATGCAAACTCCGGCAGGCTCATGGGCGTGGGCAGCCTTGCCGCCACTGCGGGCCTGGCTCTCAAGTTTGTGAGCATTCCTCTGAGCATGCTCACCCTGGGCGTGGTCGGCAGCACAGGCGCCAGCGGTATGGACATGCTCGCCGGAACAGGTGTGGGCATACTGGTGATCTGCATCCTGCTGGTCTTCTTTGGCGGCGCCCTGTTTGCGTGGAGCGCGTGCCGCACGGTTTTTGCCGGGCACGACAGACCGCTGATCGGCTCCACCCTGTGCGCGCTGGCCCTTGTGCTCGCCGGCGAAGTTCTGTCCCGGCTCATGTTTTACGGAAGCTACCTGCGCATCGGCCTGTAA
- a CDS encoding DMSO/selenate family reductase complex B subunit, whose amino-acid sequence MYKRPAFHIDTSRCTGCKTCMIACMDKHDLPEGVLWRRVTEYVGGEWAARPDGTYTQNIFGYYLSIGCNHCQNPICVRSCPTTAMHKGKDGIVSVDHTKCVGCRYCEWGCPYSAPQYDAKLGKMTKCDFCRDYQQEGKAPACVAACPNRALDYGEYEELAAKYGEVNVIAPLPDPGITQPNLVITLGKNAKPAGSKAGKVSNPEEV is encoded by the coding sequence ATGTACAAAAGACCTGCCTTTCATATCGACACTTCACGGTGCACCGGGTGCAAGACCTGCATGATCGCCTGCATGGACAAGCATGACCTGCCCGAGGGTGTGCTGTGGCGGCGCGTTACGGAATACGTTGGCGGCGAATGGGCCGCGCGCCCTGACGGCACCTATACCCAGAATATTTTCGGTTATTATCTGTCCATTGGCTGCAACCACTGCCAAAACCCCATCTGCGTGCGCTCCTGCCCCACCACGGCCATGCACAAAGGCAAGGACGGCATTGTTTCGGTAGACCACACCAAGTGCGTGGGGTGCAGATATTGTGAATGGGGCTGCCCTTACTCCGCCCCCCAGTACGATGCCAAACTCGGCAAAATGACCAAGTGCGATTTTTGCCGCGACTATCAGCAGGAAGGCAAGGCACCGGCCTGTGTGGCGGCCTGCCCCAACCGCGCGCTGGATTATGGCGAATATGAAGAGCTTGCTGCTAAATACGGCGAGGTCAACGTTATCGCGCCCTTGCCCGATCCCGGCATTACCCAGCCGAATCTTGTGATCACACTGGGCAAAAATGCCAAACCGGCTGGTTCCAAGGCCGGGAAAGTCAGCAACCCTGAGGAGGTGTAG
- a CDS encoding DMSO/selenate family reductase complex A subunit, whose translation MSKKNPPETAPGGEITRRCVLKWVAALGGLAAGGGLFYGLNYAVSAPAKDGKTIWTSCNVNCGSRCLLRAHVADGVVTRIDSDTKGDSEYGLHEIRACLRGRSMRHRLYAPDRLKYPMKRVGARGEGKFERISWEQALDEISARLKKTIADYGNDAVYINYGTGNLGATLSISWPTGNTPLARLMNCLGGYLNMYGTYSTSQISQAMPFMYGEYLGNNALSDIANTKLAVFFGNNPVETRMSGGGMTYDLMQAKQKGNARIVVIDPRYTDTAAVADEWIPIRPGTDAALVSGMAHVLITENMVDTDFLKRCTVGYDEDSLPEGIPAGNSYKAYILGHGEDKTPKTPRWASAITGIPEDKIISLAREIGGAKPCYICQGWASQRHANGEQTSRAITMMAMLTGNMGLQGGSTGAREGSANLPVAVFPFLTNPVKKAISVFSWTEAIKRGAEMTALRDGVRGADKLDVPIKFMWNYAGNAIINQHSDANETSRILKDESLLETLVVIDNFLTPSAKFADYLLPGTFNLEEDDIIPQGSSSQLQYVIFAQKAVEPFFESRSIYDICTGIAERFGVQEKYTEGRTRDAWLRKLYDDTRKKIPELPATVEEAFSMGVLKRKAPQPPVVPYKAFRDNPEANPLKTPTGKVEIFSKKLWDIGHTWELPEGDRITALPEYLPTWEGVSDPLRSKYPLQLIGHHYKQRTHSTYGNVDWLKKVAPQELWINPVDAEKRGLKAGDTAKVFNDRGTVFVPVKVTPRIMPGVLSLPQGAWYEPDAKGQDHGGCVNVLTSLRPSPLSKGNPQHTNLVEVVKV comes from the coding sequence ATGAGCAAAAAAAATCCCCCCGAAACTGCGCCTGGCGGAGAAATCACACGGCGCTGCGTTCTCAAGTGGGTTGCCGCTCTGGGCGGACTGGCCGCAGGCGGCGGGCTGTTCTACGGCCTCAACTACGCTGTGAGCGCGCCCGCCAAGGATGGAAAGACCATCTGGACCTCGTGCAACGTCAACTGCGGCAGCCGCTGCCTGTTGCGCGCCCATGTCGCCGACGGCGTGGTTACACGCATTGATTCGGACACAAAGGGCGACAGCGAATACGGCCTGCACGAAATCCGCGCCTGTCTGCGTGGCCGCTCCATGCGGCACCGCCTGTACGCTCCCGACCGGCTCAAATACCCCATGAAGCGCGTTGGCGCTCGCGGCGAAGGCAAATTTGAGCGCATTTCGTGGGAGCAGGCGCTGGACGAAATTTCTGCCCGTCTGAAAAAGACCATTGCCGACTACGGCAACGACGCCGTCTACATCAACTACGGCACGGGCAACCTCGGCGCCACGCTCTCCATTTCATGGCCCACGGGCAACACCCCGCTGGCGCGCCTGATGAACTGCCTTGGCGGTTATCTGAACATGTACGGCACGTACAGCACCTCCCAGATCAGCCAGGCCATGCCCTTCATGTACGGCGAATATCTGGGCAACAATGCGCTGAGCGACATTGCCAATACCAAGCTTGCGGTCTTTTTTGGCAACAATCCCGTAGAAACGCGCATGAGCGGCGGCGGCATGACCTACGATCTCATGCAGGCAAAGCAGAAGGGCAACGCCCGCATTGTGGTTATTGACCCCCGCTACACCGATACCGCCGCCGTTGCCGATGAATGGATTCCCATCCGCCCTGGCACGGACGCCGCCCTTGTGAGCGGCATGGCCCATGTGCTGATTACGGAAAATATGGTGGACACTGATTTTCTGAAGCGCTGCACCGTGGGCTATGACGAGGATTCCCTGCCGGAGGGCATCCCCGCAGGTAATTCCTATAAGGCCTACATACTCGGGCATGGTGAGGACAAAACCCCCAAAACGCCTCGCTGGGCTTCAGCCATTACCGGGATTCCGGAAGACAAAATCATCAGCCTCGCGCGCGAAATCGGCGGCGCAAAGCCCTGCTACATCTGTCAAGGCTGGGCTTCCCAGCGCCATGCCAATGGCGAGCAGACCTCGCGGGCCATCACCATGATGGCCATGCTCACCGGCAACATGGGCCTGCAAGGCGGCAGCACGGGCGCGCGCGAAGGCAGCGCCAACCTGCCCGTTGCAGTCTTCCCCTTCCTGACCAACCCGGTCAAAAAGGCCATCTCCGTTTTCTCGTGGACAGAAGCCATCAAGCGCGGCGCGGAAATGACCGCCCTGCGGGACGGCGTACGCGGCGCGGACAAGCTGGACGTGCCCATCAAGTTCATGTGGAACTACGCGGGCAATGCCATCATCAACCAGCACTCCGACGCCAACGAGACCAGCCGCATTCTCAAGGATGAATCCCTGCTGGAAACACTGGTGGTCATTGACAACTTTCTTACGCCAAGCGCAAAGTTTGCAGACTATCTGCTGCCGGGCACCTTTAACCTTGAAGAAGACGACATCATCCCGCAGGGGTCTTCATCCCAGCTCCAGTACGTCATCTTTGCCCAAAAGGCCGTGGAGCCGTTCTTTGAATCGCGTTCTATTTACGACATCTGCACCGGCATTGCCGAGCGCTTCGGCGTTCAGGAAAAATATACCGAAGGGCGTACGCGCGATGCATGGCTGCGCAAGCTGTATGACGACACCCGCAAGAAAATCCCTGAACTGCCCGCAACGGTAGAAGAAGCCTTCAGCATGGGCGTGCTCAAGCGCAAGGCTCCCCAGCCGCCCGTTGTGCCGTACAAGGCCTTTCGCGACAATCCCGAGGCCAATCCGCTCAAGACCCCCACGGGCAAGGTGGAAATTTTCAGCAAGAAACTCTGGGATATCGGCCACACCTGGGAACTGCCCGAAGGGGACCGCATCACCGCCCTGCCCGAATACCTGCCCACATGGGAAGGTGTTTCCGACCCGCTCAGGAGCAAGTACCCGCTCCAGCTCATCGGGCACCACTACAAACAACGCACCCACTCCACCTACGGCAATGTGGACTGGCTGAAAAAGGTGGCCCCGCAGGAATTGTGGATCAACCCGGTGGACGCCGAAAAACGCGGCCTCAAGGCGGGCGACACGGCCAAGGTCTTCAACGACCGGGGCACGGTGTTTGTTCCCGTCAAGGTCACGCCGCGCATCATGCCCGGTGTGCTCAGCCTGCCGCAGGGCGCGTGGTATGAACCGGATGCAAAAGGGCAGGATCACGGCGGGTGCGTGAACGTGCTCACTTCCTTGCGGCCCAGTCCGCTTTCAAAGGGCAACCCGCAGCACACCAACCTTGTTGAAGTCGTCAAGGTCTAA
- a CDS encoding sigma-54 dependent transcriptional regulator: MARMLVIDDDKLTCDALVELVRTIGHSADFALTGADGKRMAQATEYDIIFLDVRLPDTNGLVILPDLRQGTPPPEVIMLTGLGDPDGAELAIRNGAWDYLQKPLSPKKILLPLQRVLKYRDSLRECSAPPLLLSRAGIIGHSPALERALEHLASAARGDGSVLIHGETGTGKELFAKALHRNSRRKSGPFVVVDCASIPATLLESTLFGHVKGAFTGADRASDGLVLGANNGTLFLDEIGELPLELQKKLLRVLQERRYRPVGGSIEVESDFRLVAATNRNLEQMVEDGDFRRDLLYRLGATTLHLPPLRERKEDFPELVESMVRRMARQYGVPEKRLSTGFLETLESYDWPGNVRELDNVIESAFTGAFDLPELCVHNLPEGVRIRILKHSIELNGEHNGPAAPHPVLSASGNLGAAPSAVGSYKDFRQQVLAVAEREYFSQLMETSAWDIRRACEISGLGKSRLYAQLKHYGLEKD, translated from the coding sequence ATGGCCCGCATGCTGGTGATAGATGACGACAAACTGACCTGCGACGCACTGGTGGAACTGGTGCGCACTATCGGACACTCGGCTGACTTTGCGCTCACCGGGGCCGACGGCAAACGCATGGCTCAGGCAACGGAATATGACATCATATTTCTGGATGTGCGCCTGCCCGACACCAACGGGCTGGTCATTCTGCCAGACCTGCGCCAGGGCACGCCCCCGCCCGAGGTCATCATGCTCACAGGGTTGGGCGACCCGGACGGCGCGGAGCTTGCCATACGCAATGGCGCGTGGGATTACCTGCAAAAACCGCTTTCTCCCAAAAAGATATTGCTGCCGCTGCAACGCGTGCTGAAATACCGTGACTCGCTCAGGGAATGCAGCGCTCCGCCGCTGCTCCTCTCCCGCGCTGGCATCATCGGCCACAGCCCGGCGCTGGAGCGCGCCCTGGAACATCTGGCCTCCGCTGCCAGAGGCGACGGCAGCGTGCTTATCCACGGCGAGACGGGGACGGGCAAGGAACTGTTCGCCAAGGCCCTGCACCGCAACAGCAGGCGTAAATCCGGACCCTTTGTGGTGGTAGACTGCGCCTCGATCCCCGCGACTCTGTTGGAGAGCACCCTGTTCGGTCATGTTAAGGGAGCCTTTACCGGGGCGGACAGAGCCAGCGACGGTCTGGTGCTTGGGGCCAACAACGGCACTCTTTTTCTGGATGAAATCGGAGAACTGCCGCTGGAACTGCAAAAAAAGCTGCTGCGCGTGCTTCAAGAGCGGCGCTACCGCCCTGTGGGCGGCAGTATTGAGGTGGAAAGCGATTTTCGGCTGGTGGCCGCCACCAACCGCAATCTGGAGCAAATGGTCGAGGACGGCGATTTCCGCCGTGATCTGCTCTATCGACTGGGGGCCACCACCCTCCATTTGCCGCCCCTGCGCGAGCGGAAGGAGGATTTTCCGGAATTAGTGGAAAGCATGGTGCGACGCATGGCCCGGCAGTATGGCGTTCCGGAAAAGAGGCTCAGCACGGGCTTTCTGGAAACGCTGGAATCCTACGACTGGCCGGGAAATGTGCGCGAACTGGACAATGTGATTGAAAGCGCCTTTACAGGGGCCTTTGACCTGCCGGAACTGTGCGTCCACAACCTGCCGGAAGGCGTACGCATTCGCATTCTCAAGCATTCCATCGAGCTTAATGGCGAACATAACGGCCCTGCAGCGCCACACCCAGTGCTCTCCGCCAGCGGGAACCTGGGCGCGGCCCCGTCCGCTGTGGGGTCGTACAAAGACTTTCGCCAGCAGGTGCTGGCCGTGGCCGAGCGGGAATATTTTTCACAACTGATGGAAACCTCGGCCTGGGATATCAGGAGGGCCTGTGAAATCTCGGGCCTTGGCAAGAGCAGGCTGTACGCACAGCTCAAACACTACGGGTTGGAAAAAGACTAA
- a CDS encoding transporter substrate-binding domain-containing protein codes for MKYTAHILCALALLFTAACSLLPEHTPLTMEERRWIKEHPDGVRVGVSLHYPPYEIYDMNGHYQGLSADYIRLITEKTGLKFVPVRFRNREEALKALESHKVDMVAALEMTPELQEYLDFTQPYISVPAAIISRKEYADDLTLDKLVDMRIGVTVSDHFTKYLNEHYSGTSRTILPVTGGYIGGLRALAVGDVDALICDMALASHYIANARISNLRIAGITNYSIDLRIASRKDEPMLGSIVRKGLALILPHERQVIEEEWLSLQYRPFWASRTFWMGVFAVFGLVFGSIVLVLFWNRSLKRQVNQRTLTLRSINTVLLGSLDCHTEQEVMLRCLMEARVMSGSEHATLAQLQPQGTLNHLLTVYPEDGEPDGKNTSGRDAIQLGEAQLSELRSGNVARAHLASEGLHMVIVPLQQKDAAVLRCITVIRRRKDYTPTEILGLTQVLFAFEEALQRKRAEISLHDKELQLQRVQRMEALGTLAGGIAHDFNNLLGVIIANGEMIELFHLEGDATLESKTKAILAAAYRGRDLVSQILSFTKRSNQEVQLVHVSHIIKETAKFLQTSLPAPISIHYSIGDPEPPVLADPTQLHQVLMNLCTNAAQAMETSGGVLTIGIETANEAPCAAKISERGFLCLTVSDTGCGMSKEVLERIFDPFFTTKTPGKGTGLGLAVVQGIVKAWGGCVQVSSEARRGSVFRVYIPAAREQKYAQPAKTGPQKMPAGTGSILFVDDERELAETFRVFLESLGYTVHVETESNAALERFAQCPKAYDLVITDYSMPGLCGDKLARAILNIRPDVPIILCTGYSHTFGEDEAAAIGIAAFLNKPAELHSLAEAVKKLLHPDDTNP; via the coding sequence ATGAAATATACAGCCCACATACTGTGCGCACTGGCGCTGCTTTTTACCGCCGCCTGCTCGCTCCTGCCAGAACACACGCCGCTCACAATGGAAGAACGCCGCTGGATCAAGGAACACCCGGACGGCGTGCGCGTGGGCGTAAGCCTGCACTATCCCCCCTACGAAATTTACGACATGAACGGGCATTATCAGGGGCTGAGCGCAGACTACATCCGGCTTATTACGGAAAAGACCGGGCTGAAATTCGTGCCTGTCCGCTTTCGCAACCGGGAAGAAGCGCTCAAGGCGCTTGAATCGCACAAGGTCGATATGGTGGCGGCTCTGGAGATGACCCCCGAGCTTCAGGAGTATCTGGATTTCACCCAGCCCTACATCAGCGTGCCCGCAGCCATCATATCCCGTAAGGAATACGCGGACGACCTCACCCTGGACAAACTGGTGGACATGCGCATCGGCGTGACTGTTTCCGACCATTTCACCAAATATCTCAACGAGCATTACAGCGGCACGAGCCGCACCATCCTTCCCGTTACCGGCGGCTATATCGGCGGCCTGCGCGCGCTGGCCGTGGGCGATGTGGACGCCCTCATCTGCGACATGGCCCTTGCCTCTCACTACATTGCCAATGCCCGCATCAGCAACCTGCGCATAGCTGGCATTACCAATTATTCCATAGATCTGCGCATAGCATCCCGCAAGGATGAGCCCATGCTCGGCAGCATCGTACGCAAGGGGCTTGCCCTGATTCTTCCCCACGAACGGCAGGTTATTGAAGAGGAATGGCTTTCCCTTCAATACCGCCCCTTCTGGGCGAGCCGCACGTTCTGGATGGGCGTGTTTGCCGTATTTGGCCTTGTGTTTGGCAGCATTGTGCTGGTGCTGTTCTGGAACCGCAGCCTCAAGCGGCAGGTCAACCAGCGCACCCTTACCCTGCGCTCCATCAACACCGTGCTGCTGGGGTCGCTGGATTGCCATACGGAGCAGGAGGTTATGCTGCGCTGCCTCATGGAGGCCCGCGTCATGTCCGGCAGCGAACACGCCACCCTGGCCCAGTTGCAGCCCCAGGGCACGCTCAACCACCTGCTGACGGTCTATCCCGAAGATGGCGAGCCGGACGGTAAAAACACCAGCGGGCGCGACGCCATCCAGCTTGGGGAAGCCCAGCTCAGCGAACTGCGCTCCGGCAATGTTGCCCGCGCGCATCTTGCCAGCGAAGGCCTGCACATGGTGATCGTGCCCTTGCAGCAAAAGGACGCCGCTGTTCTGCGCTGCATCACGGTAATACGCCGCCGCAAGGATTACACCCCAACGGAAATACTCGGGCTGACGCAGGTACTTTTTGCCTTTGAAGAAGCCCTGCAACGCAAGCGTGCAGAAATCTCCCTGCACGACAAAGAGCTGCAATTGCAGCGAGTGCAGCGCATGGAGGCCCTTGGCACTCTGGCAGGCGGCATTGCCCACGACTTCAACAACCTGTTGGGCGTCATCATTGCCAATGGCGAAATGATCGAACTGTTCCATCTGGAGGGCGATGCAACGCTGGAATCCAAGACCAAGGCCATTCTTGCCGCAGCCTACCGGGGCCGCGACCTTGTGAGCCAGATTCTCAGCTTTACCAAACGCAGCAATCAGGAAGTGCAGCTCGTACACGTCAGCCATATTATCAAGGAAACCGCAAAGTTCCTGCAAACGTCCTTGCCTGCGCCCATCTCCATCCACTACAGCATCGGCGACCCGGAGCCTCCGGTGCTAGCTGATCCCACGCAGTTGCACCAGGTGCTCATGAACCTGTGCACCAATGCCGCCCAGGCCATGGAAACCAGCGGCGGCGTGCTGACCATCGGCATAGAAACGGCGAATGAAGCCCCCTGCGCCGCAAAAATATCCGAACGCGGTTTTTTGTGCCTCACCGTTTCAGACACGGGCTGCGGCATGAGCAAAGAAGTGCTCGAGCGCATTTTTGATCCCTTCTTTACCACCAAAACGCCGGGAAAGGGTACGGGGCTGGGGCTGGCTGTGGTGCAGGGCATCGTCAAGGCCTGGGGCGGCTGCGTGCAGGTTTCCAGCGAGGCGCGGCGCGGCTCTGTGTTCCGGGTGTACATTCCCGCAGCGCGTGAGCAAAAGTACGCCCAGCCAGCCAAGACCGGGCCGCAAAAAATGCCCGCAGGCACAGGCTCCATCCTCTTTGTGGATGATGAACGAGAACTGGCGGAGACCTTCCGCGTGTTTCTCGAAAGTCTCGGCTATACCGTGCATGTGGAGACGGAAAGCAATGCCGCGCTGGAACGCTTTGCCCAGTGCCCCAAGGCATACGATCTGGTCATCACCGACTACAGCATGCCGGGCCTGTGCGGCGACAAGCTCGCCCGCGCCATACTGAACATCCGGCCCGATGTTCCCATCATCCTGTGTACCGGCTACAGCCATACCTTTGGTGAAGACGAGGCCGCTGCCATTGGCATTGCGGCATTTCTGAACAAACCTGCGGAGCTGCACAGTCTGGCCGAAGCCGTGAAAAAACTGCTGCATCCTGACGATACCAATCCATAA
- a CDS encoding DUF2157 domain-containing protein, whose product MSEFENSDPSATPSHAPNIAPDLAPGGGVLPPLTKTSLNTLCDAGVISTVAWQRAVEFCGFRPDGKAWLAYWRQMFLLGGALFFLAGVICFIAWNWGAMTPFARMALTGALVTGSGLGPVLLGPDTRLGQVLLLACGIAMGPMLAVFGQTYQTGAELWELFRVWTALLVLLALAGRQAGLWFAAWISANIFAALWLGRSLSSPLDALGQFFMVPEWLVAIACVIACWEWMARRAATRLQQNLDDGPDNAPGQSKGQNESQSKNKAHAQAWLCSRWMPRLLFFDMVSRTTFFLIATIFDLYFRDGQMLWLSPNFVVGFALVTAGFSWWWYRTRQPDLFMLATLLAAGAAVLLSILAEAELFFSAGSMATFLLWGLLVTGVTAGLAKILLHLQRSMITAPRHEAEAVAISPSILARAAAGNNWQTLWAHLQAGDFVPLNQPLSDALGRLGAQPSPWYVRGMLAFGGWVAAVFFIAFFGFLLFESLGISSNEELTVFAASVPVLLMGRVLLARQQLFARHFGFALTLAGTAGVGIALCMSINPEGLACFALAAAFTVLSIFMRNAGYSGIMAVVIGNSVALGIAFSYGYARNGFAASEIGGAVELFSLWWALVCAGLACYCLREHMWRGTARGKVAEGWFYGFYASVLIFEMFTLAPAYSLASDMGLPGLATGYLGLAPALAVAALAYWLGKGAGRTARLLTMAGMPLVFAVSWYLPGAGLALLGLTLARRMGSVVMQGFVLAYLFAYMVFYYYSLAVPFSQKSIYLMATGLGLLVLALILRLWQAKAAAREAAHA is encoded by the coding sequence ATGAGTGAATTTGAAAATTCTGATCCTTCTGCAACGCCCAGTCATGCGCCAAATATTGCGCCAGACCTCGCCCCCGGTGGCGGAGTGTTGCCGCCGCTGACCAAGACCTCGCTCAACACCCTGTGCGATGCCGGGGTAATCAGCACTGTAGCATGGCAGCGGGCCGTGGAATTTTGCGGTTTCAGGCCGGACGGCAAGGCTTGGCTCGCCTACTGGCGGCAGATGTTTTTGCTGGGCGGGGCGCTGTTTTTTCTGGCGGGCGTGATCTGCTTCATTGCCTGGAACTGGGGAGCCATGACGCCCTTTGCGCGCATGGCGCTCACGGGTGCGCTGGTGACCGGGAGCGGCCTTGGGCCTGTGCTGCTGGGGCCGGATACGCGGCTGGGGCAGGTTTTGCTGCTGGCCTGCGGCATTGCAATGGGGCCGATGCTGGCGGTGTTTGGGCAGACCTACCAGACAGGGGCCGAGTTGTGGGAGCTGTTTCGGGTATGGACGGCGCTGCTGGTGCTGCTTGCGCTGGCGGGCAGGCAGGCCGGGTTGTGGTTTGCCGCGTGGATTTCGGCCAATATTTTTGCGGCGCTCTGGCTTGGGCGTAGCCTTTCATCGCCTCTTGATGCCTTGGGGCAGTTTTTTATGGTGCCGGAGTGGCTTGTTGCCATTGCCTGCGTCATTGCGTGCTGGGAGTGGATGGCCCGCAGGGCGGCAACCAGACTGCAACAGAATCTGGATGATGGCCCAGATAATGCCCCAGGCCAGAGCAAAGGCCAGAATGAAAGCCAAAGTAAAAACAAGGCCCATGCGCAGGCGTGGCTCTGCTCGCGCTGGATGCCCAGACTGCTCTTTTTTGACATGGTTTCCCGCACCACGTTTTTTTTGATTGCCACTATTTTTGACCTGTATTTCAGGGATGGGCAGATGCTCTGGCTTTCGCCCAATTTTGTTGTAGGTTTTGCCCTGGTCACGGCGGGTTTTTCGTGGTGGTGGTATCGCACCCGGCAACCCGACCTTTTTATGCTTGCGACCCTTCTGGCAGCGGGCGCGGCAGTGTTGCTTTCCATTCTGGCGGAAGCGGAGCTGTTTTTCAGCGCCGGAAGCATGGCAACCTTTTTGCTGTGGGGTTTGCTTGTCACCGGCGTGACTGCGGGGCTGGCAAAGATACTGCTGCACCTGCAGCGCAGCATGATAACGGCCCCCCGGCATGAGGCCGAAGCAGTGGCTATTTCCCCTTCAATCCTTGCCCGCGCCGCTGCCGGGAATAACTGGCAAACGCTGTGGGCGCACTTGCAGGCGGGCGATTTTGTGCCGCTCAATCAGCCCTTGTCTGACGCATTGGGCAGGCTGGGGGCGCAACCCTCCCCCTGGTATGTCAGGGGCATGCTGGCCTTTGGCGGATGGGTGGCGGCGGTTTTCTTCATCGCCTTTTTTGGATTTTTGCTTTTTGAGAGTCTGGGGATCAGCTCCAATGAGGAACTGACCGTTTTTGCGGCATCTGTGCCGGTGCTGCTTATGGGGCGGGTGCTGCTGGCAAGGCAGCAGTTGTTTGCCCGGCACTTTGGCTTTGCCTTGACCCTTGCGGGCACTGCCGGGGTTGGCATTGCCCTGTGCATGAGCATCAACCCCGAAGGCTTGGCCTGCTTCGCGTTGGCAGCGGCGTTTACTGTTCTCAGTATTTTCATGCGCAATGCTGGTTACTCGGGAATTATGGCTGTGGTGATTGGCAACTCTGTGGCGCTGGGGATTGCGTTCTCTTACGGGTATGCGCGCAATGGTTTTGCCGCCTCCGAAATAGGCGGCGCGGTGGAGCTGTTTTCGCTGTGGTGGGCGCTGGTTTGCGCGGGGCTGGCCTGCTATTGCCTGCGTGAACACATGTGGCGCGGCACGGCGCGTGGCAAAGTGGCGGAAGGGTGGTTTTACGGCTTTTACGCTTCCGTGCTGATTTTTGAGATGTTCACCCTTGCTCCGGCGTACAGCCTCGCCAGCGATATGGGTTTGCCCGGTCTGGCTACGGGATATTTGGGGCTTGCCCCGGCTCTGGCTGTGGCCGCGCTGGCATACTGGTTAGGCAAAGGGGCGGGCAGGACTGCCCGGCTGCTCACAATGGCGGGCATGCCCCTTGTGTTTGCGGTGTCGTGGTATCTGCCGGGGGCGGGGCTGGCCCTTTTGGGGCTAACGCTGGCAAGGCGGATGGGCAGCGTGGTTATGCAGGGCTTTGTGCTGGCGTATCTCTTCGCCTACATGGTTTTTTATTACTACAGTCTGGCTGTGCCGTTTTCCCAAAAATCCATCTATCTGATGGCAACAGGCCTTGGCTTGCTGGTACTGGCCCTGATTCTGCGGCTATGGCAGGCAAAAGCTGCGGCGCGGGAGGCAGCACATGCGTAA
- a CDS encoding GDYXXLXY domain-containing protein, translating to MRKLYILAVLVLFLGGYALSVYRLETVLAEGKTILLPLAPVDPRAPLMGDYMALRYVVNNDIRNALRRQSAAQSAGQKAAQMNAENGGGTDGSASSPTASANSRNIDDESRNAEGFAVLRITNDPVPHAASFVRLDDGSPLQADEFLLAYRLRGYEVLTAATAFYFQEGTAHQYAGAKFGVFKLAPDGKTLLVGLM from the coding sequence ATGCGTAAGCTCTATATTCTTGCAGTGCTGGTTTTGTTTTTGGGCGGCTACGCCCTTTCCGTATATCGCTTGGAAACCGTGCTGGCGGAGGGCAAAACAATCCTGCTGCCCCTTGCCCCGGTTGACCCGCGCGCGCCGCTCATGGGCGACTACATGGCCCTGCGCTATGTGGTGAACAACGATATTCGTAATGCACTGCGAAGGCAGAGCGCCGCACAGAGCGCGGGCCAAAAGGCTGCTCAAATGAATGCGGAAAACGGCGGAGGCACGGATGGCAGTGCCAGTTCCCCCACAGCGAGCGCAAACAGCCGCAATATAGATGATGAAAGCAGGAACGCGGAAGGCTTTGCCGTGCTGCGCATTACCAATGACCCGGTGCCGCACGCGGCATCATTTGTGCGGCTGGACGATGGTAGCCCCCTGCAAGCTGATGAATTTTTGCTGGCCTACAGGCTGCGCGGCTACGAAGTGCTCACCGCCGCCACGGCCTTCTATTTTCAGGAAGGAACCGCCCACCAGTACGCTGGCGCAAAGTTTGGGGTATTTAAGCTCGCGCCAGACGGCAAGACCCTGCTTGTGGGGTTGATGTGA